From the Saccharobesus litoralis genome, one window contains:
- a CDS encoding NAD(P)/FAD-dependent oxidoreductase, giving the protein MSEIQSENQTCVVIGASHGGVNLAFSLRKEGWQGDIILFDVDPTMPYHRPPLSKAYLTSDDAIDKNLLKSPDAYEKNNIQLKLGVLVESIDRQAQTITLQDGSTQAYDKLVFSAGARPIIPPIPGIKDAANLYPLRTAADVNNIRQALNASASKRAVVIGGGYIGLETAASMKKLGATVTVLEREERILARVTAPHMSNFFQQLHADNDVDVFTGKNVVEIKTQDGVNQVICGDGTSFTADLIVVGVGIRVNTELAAAAGLEIDNGVKVDETARTNDENIYAIGDCSFHHNPRYDRYIRLESVQNAVDQAKTAAAAICGKQPKYDTIPWFWSDQYDIKLQMVGLSTGYTDTIVREEIGDETKFSVWYFKNDELLAVDAVNNAKAYVLGTKFIKGVTALDKAKIADPSVELKPANLLAS; this is encoded by the coding sequence ATGTCTGAAATCCAATCTGAAAATCAAACTTGTGTGGTTATTGGCGCAAGCCACGGCGGCGTTAACTTAGCCTTTTCATTACGTAAAGAAGGCTGGCAAGGTGACATCATTTTATTTGATGTTGATCCAACCATGCCCTATCACAGACCACCACTGTCGAAAGCGTATTTAACTAGCGACGATGCTATTGATAAAAACCTATTAAAATCGCCAGACGCTTATGAGAAAAACAATATTCAATTGAAACTGGGGGTATTGGTTGAGTCTATCGATCGCCAAGCGCAAACTATCACCTTGCAAGATGGCAGCACCCAAGCTTACGACAAGCTGGTATTTTCAGCTGGTGCACGACCGATTATTCCGCCGATTCCCGGTATCAAGGATGCGGCCAACTTATACCCATTGCGCACTGCGGCCGACGTTAATAATATTCGCCAAGCGTTAAACGCCAGCGCAAGCAAACGCGCGGTGGTGATCGGCGGTGGTTATATCGGTTTAGAAACCGCAGCGTCAATGAAAAAACTCGGCGCAACAGTCACCGTATTAGAGCGAGAAGAGCGCATATTGGCACGTGTCACTGCACCACATATGTCGAATTTTTTCCAACAACTGCATGCCGATAATGACGTTGATGTATTCACTGGCAAAAACGTTGTTGAGATCAAAACCCAAGATGGTGTTAACCAAGTCATTTGCGGCGACGGAACAAGCTTTACCGCTGACTTAATTGTGGTCGGCGTGGGTATTCGCGTGAATACTGAACTTGCCGCTGCAGCCGGTTTAGAAATAGACAACGGCGTGAAAGTGGATGAAACTGCACGTACCAATGACGAAAACATCTATGCCATTGGCGATTGTTCTTTCCACCATAACCCGCGCTACGACCGCTACATTCGGTTAGAGTCAGTGCAAAATGCGGTCGACCAAGCCAAAACAGCGGCCGCGGCCATTTGTGGTAAACAACCTAAATACGACACTATTCCTTGGTTCTGGTCTGATCAATACGACATTAAATTACAAATGGTCGGATTATCGACAGGCTATACAGACACCATAGTGCGTGAAGAAATTGGCGATGAAACCAAATTTTCGGTTTGGTATTTTAAAAACGACGAGTTACTGGCCGTTGATGCTGTCAATAATGCCAAAGCGTACGTGTTAGGCACTAAGTTTATCAAAGGTGTCACTGCGCTTGATAAAGCCAAAATAGCTGATCCTAGCGTTGAGTTAAAGCCCGCAAATTTATT
- a CDS encoding 2Fe-2S iron-sulfur cluster-binding protein has product MAKITFITIENEEITVEGDSGNVMELAVANNVAGIDGDCGGVCSCATCHVHVDPAHVAKTGEASEIEQDMLELDDNANEYSRLCCQIQVSEQLDGVILRVAGDE; this is encoded by the coding sequence ATGGCGAAGATTACTTTTATCACAATTGAAAACGAAGAAATTACTGTAGAAGGCGACTCAGGTAACGTAATGGAATTGGCAGTAGCCAACAACGTTGCAGGTATCGACGGCGACTGTGGTGGCGTATGTTCTTGCGCAACTTGCCACGTACACGTTGACCCTGCTCACGTTGCAAAAACAGGTGAAGCCAGTGAAATTGAACAAGACATGCTTGAGCTTGATGACAATGCTAACGAATACAGCCGCTTATGTTGTCAAATTCAAGTATCTGAGCAATTAGACGGCGTTATCTTACGCGTAGCAGGCGACGAATAG
- a CDS encoding cytochrome P450: MKKSALPDPFEQARLEKGVGHMDDQNDPVTMVLGLKDVRKCAHKWQTFQSGAKPGRIVVPSEVAIRETRQIPFEVDPPEHKGFRDLLDPWFKRPLEPEYQDKLATIIHAVVEEALNADEVEVVEEFSLRLQSRALTLLLNIPYEEAQTWISWGTHVFRSEGESLDGDKAAILYDYIDAQIDKAAENPGDDLYSVLLNSEVNGKKLSKEEVKGVMILTFAGGRDTVINAVTNSVAYFAEHPESLQRIHDEPEIVNTAVEELIRYFAPLTHMGRVATEDTAVCEHAVKADTRISLCWASANRDEKTFPNPNEVVLDRKVNPHVSFGFGTHNCLGATHARQIMHTLVKTLAEKVKSIEIVDHQDNVEVLGEFNRKVGFHALNVKFTAK, from the coding sequence ATGAAGAAAAGTGCATTGCCCGATCCATTTGAACAAGCCCGTTTGGAAAAAGGTGTTGGTCACATGGACGATCAAAATGATCCTGTCACTATGGTACTGGGTCTTAAAGACGTACGCAAATGTGCTCATAAATGGCAAACATTCCAATCTGGCGCTAAACCCGGTCGTATTGTTGTGCCTTCTGAAGTGGCTATCCGTGAAACACGCCAAATTCCATTTGAAGTGGATCCACCTGAGCATAAAGGTTTCCGCGATTTACTGGACCCATGGTTTAAGCGCCCACTAGAGCCAGAATACCAAGACAAGTTAGCCACTATCATCCACGCCGTAGTTGAAGAAGCGCTAAACGCTGACGAAGTGGAAGTGGTTGAGGAATTTTCTTTGCGCTTACAATCACGCGCTTTGACCTTGTTGCTTAATATTCCTTACGAAGAAGCACAAACTTGGATCAGTTGGGGTACACACGTATTCCGCAGTGAAGGTGAATCATTAGATGGCGATAAAGCCGCAATCCTTTACGATTACATTGACGCGCAAATCGACAAAGCGGCCGAAAACCCAGGTGACGATTTATATTCTGTACTACTTAACTCTGAGGTAAACGGCAAAAAGCTAAGCAAAGAAGAAGTAAAAGGCGTGATGATTTTAACCTTTGCTGGTGGTCGCGATACAGTTATCAATGCTGTGACTAACTCAGTGGCTTATTTTGCTGAACACCCTGAATCATTGCAGCGTATTCACGACGAACCGGAAATTGTTAATACCGCAGTTGAAGAGCTTATCCGCTACTTTGCGCCTCTTACACACATGGGGCGAGTTGCGACAGAAGATACCGCAGTATGTGAGCATGCGGTTAAGGCCGACACACGTATCTCGTTATGTTGGGCATCGGCGAACCGCGACGAAAAGACGTTCCCGAACCCAAATGAAGTGGTGTTAGATCGTAAAGTAAACCCACACGTGAGCTTTGGTTTTGGTACGCATAATTGTTTAGGTGCTACGCATGCGCGACAAATTATGCATACCTTAGTGAAAACATTGGCTGAAAAAGTGAAATCGATTGAAATCGTGGATCACCAAGACAATGTGGAAGTATTAGGTGAGTTTAATCGTAAAGTGGGCTTCCATGCCCTTAACGTAAAATTTACTGCTAAATAA